Proteins encoded in a region of the Paenibacillus sp. W2I17 genome:
- the yhbH gene encoding sporulation protein YhbH has protein sequence MSNSHQPYSFVVSKEDWSLHRKGYQDQQRHQQKVKDVIKQNLPDLITEENIIMSDGKQIIKVPIRSLDEYRFVYNYQKQKHVGQGDGDSQVGDVIGRDPSASQKPGKGEKAGDQPGHDIVEAEVSIEELEDMLFAELELPDLKQKDKDLIETHTVVFNDIRKKGMQSNIDKKRTILENLRRNATTGTPGIHHISPDDLRYKTWEDKIIPQSNAVIIAMMDTSGSMGSFEKYCARSFFFWMTRFLRRQYEKVEIVFLAHHTEAKEVTEEEFFTRGESGGTICSSVYMKALDIIDSRYPPSSYNIYPFHFSDGDNLTSDNERCVKLIGELMKRSNMFGYGEVNQYNRSSTLMSAYRHIKMDQFMYYVIKEKGEVYKALRSFFQKREGGSVR, from the coding sequence ATGTCAAATTCACACCAGCCTTACTCGTTCGTCGTGTCGAAAGAAGATTGGTCGCTTCACCGCAAAGGGTACCAGGACCAACAACGCCATCAGCAAAAGGTGAAAGATGTCATCAAGCAGAATCTGCCTGATCTGATTACGGAAGAAAACATCATCATGTCTGATGGAAAACAAATCATCAAGGTACCAATCCGCAGTCTGGATGAGTACCGTTTTGTGTATAACTACCAGAAGCAAAAACATGTCGGTCAAGGAGACGGTGACAGTCAGGTCGGAGACGTCATCGGTCGTGATCCCTCTGCTTCGCAGAAACCCGGCAAAGGCGAAAAAGCTGGCGATCAGCCTGGTCATGATATTGTGGAAGCCGAAGTGAGTATTGAGGAATTGGAAGATATGCTCTTCGCTGAGCTGGAATTACCCGATCTGAAGCAGAAAGACAAAGACCTGATTGAGACACATACGGTAGTTTTCAACGATATTCGCAAAAAAGGTATGCAGTCCAATATTGACAAGAAACGTACCATTCTGGAGAATCTGCGTCGCAATGCAACGACCGGTACGCCAGGCATCCATCACATCAGTCCGGATGACCTGCGCTATAAGACATGGGAAGACAAAATCATTCCACAATCCAATGCCGTTATTATTGCCATGATGGATACATCCGGGTCCATGGGTTCATTTGAGAAATACTGCGCGCGCAGCTTCTTCTTCTGGATGACCCGTTTTCTACGCCGTCAGTATGAGAAAGTTGAGATTGTTTTCCTCGCCCATCATACGGAAGCCAAGGAAGTAACCGAAGAAGAGTTCTTTACCCGTGGCGAGAGCGGAGGCACCATCTGCTCCTCTGTATATATGAAGGCACTGGATATTATTGACAGCCGGTATCCACCTTCCAGCTACAACATCTACCCTTTCCACTTCTCTGACGGGGATAATCTGACCTCGGATAACGAACGGTGTGTTAAGCTGATCGGTGAGTTAATGAAACGTAGCAATATGTTTGGATACGGCGAAGTGAATCAGTACAACCGCAGTAGCACACTGATGTCGGCTTACCGTCATATCAAGATGGATCAGTTCATGTATTATGTGATCAAAGAAAAAGGCGAAGTGTACAAAGCTTTGCGCAGCTTTTTCCAGAAACGGGAAGGAGGCAGCGTTAGATGA